ATAGTTATAGTCTAATTATTAACCCCAAAAAGAATACCGAAAGAGACGGCACTTATAATCAAAATGGTTTTTCATATGCCCGGAGTAGAACCGGAAAATCAATTATTGATAACCCACCAGGTTTTAAAACAAGTTTAGAAAATAAATAACTGCCAAAATGGAATCCGTTTAACTTGGTTTGAGCATCTCGTTACGGATTAAAATTTCAATTCTAAAAATCATTTTTAACCGATGAAACAGATCAATACCCTAATCATCGCTACCTTATTTGCATCAGCAGCTTTTGGCCAACAAAAAAATCCAAGCAATAAAAAAGAAGTAGATGATAAGATAAAGCAGGCACAGGGGCAGTTAATTAAACTAACACCTGAACAGAAAAAGATGTTGGAGCAGATGGGAATGTCTACCAAAGTTCCTTCTATGCCTACCGGAACTACGGATGCAGATGTGAAGACCGCCGTAAGTGGCGGCGGAGCATTTGATGTGCCATCAAAAAATAATACGCTTATTAGTGCTATCCCTCAAATCACATTAACTGCTGCTACAGTTTCCGCTTATATCAAAACCCTAAACGATTATGTTGAAAAAGGAATTGCAAACGATGCAAAGCAGGTGGGGCAAAATGTGTATTCCTACTTTAAAACCAATAAATATAAACCTGAAACAATAGGTAACGAAGGTATTGGCTTTTGGACAACAGGCCAGCCTGAAATTGCGGTGTACATTATGGGGCGAGCTTGTGCCGACAATAGTTCTGATGCCGATCTGCTCAGCAACTTTGCGGCTATGCTAGGTATGGGTGGTGCACCACATCGCGCCATTCCATTATTGGAATATCTTGACAAACAATACCCTGATAATACAACTATTCTGAATAACCTGGGGCAGGCCTGGTTTTATTTGGGCGAAACGGATAAGGCCAATATCAATTTAGAAAAAGTGATAAAAGCATTTGCTTATCATCCACAGGCAAACTATACCCAATGTCTTATTCAGCAAAGTAAGGGCAATACAACACAGGCAGTTGAAAAAATGAAAAACTCTTTAGCATACAGTTTTTCATTAGATAAAATAAATATGCTGCGCAAATTGGGCTACAAAGTAAAAGGCAGCGACATGCGGAAACCTTTTCGCCCTGATCCCAACCCTTTGGGTTTGAAAAATTTTGTGCGTCCGGATGTACCAACAAGCTATGAAGATGAAATGAGACTGAAAGTAGACTGGGATGCCTTTCAAAAACAAGTAGGTGATCAATCAATGGCGTTGGCAAAAGAAATAATTCCATATCAACAGGCAGCCGTAGCTAAGGCAACACAAGCCTATAAAAAATTCGATAATAAGGGTGTAAAAGAGATTAGCGAAATGAAAGCGAATTCAGTATTGCCCGATAACCTTTATCGAATCGTTGGCGAAAAAAACCTGGAAGAAATGAATAAAGATGGGGCGTAGGTTACCGTTTTAAAAAAGCAAAAGCACAGGTTGACTCATTGATGAAAGATTTTATGGCAAAAGATGAAGCACAAAGAAAGAATTTGGAAAAACAAAACAGCATCATTGCCGACAAGGAAACCGAACTTGCTAAAAAAGGAGAAAATATTGGCTATGATAACTGCAAAGTACAACAGCAATACAGTGAGTGG
The nucleotide sequence above comes from Pedobacter riviphilus. Encoded proteins:
- a CDS encoding tetratricopeptide repeat protein, which translates into the protein MKQINTLIIATLFASAAFGQQKNPSNKKEVDDKIKQAQGQLIKLTPEQKKMLEQMGMSTKVPSMPTGTTDADVKTAVSGGGAFDVPSKNNTLISAIPQITLTAATVSAYIKTLNDYVEKGIANDAKQVGQNVYSYFKTNKYKPETIGNEGIGFWTTGQPEIAVYIMGRACADNSSDADLLSNFAAMLGMGGAPHRAIPLLEYLDKQYPDNTTILNNLGQAWFYLGETDKANINLEKVIKAFAYHPQANYTQCLIQQSKGNTTQAVEKMKNSLAYSFSLDKINMLRKLGYKVKGSDMRKPFRPDPNPLGLKNFVRPDVPTSYEDEMRLKVDWDAFQKQVGDQSMALAKEIIPYQQAAVAKATQAYKKFDNKGVKEISEMKANSVLPDNLYRIVGEKNLEEMNKDGA